One Methanobacterium sp. genomic region harbors:
- a CDS encoding CPBP family intramembrane glutamic endopeptidase, which yields MIAASILLYREKKLLGIKNLLKRAFDYKRITKKVWYVPIIFLMPFIYVLTYILMRFAGLPVPNVWNPPLLTPLLFIALFFAAAGEEIGYTGYVTDPMQARYTALTASIIIGLIHGAWHFPSEISIGQSLGLIIWGGVILAVSFRILTVWLYNNTGKSVFAAILFHAVTNTGRSIFPGTRSAFELGDGTIGYGLIAITALIVVFLWGSKTLARFRYARSGA from the coding sequence ATGATAGCAGCATCCATCCTTTTGTACCGGGAAAAGAAACTTTTAGGGATAAAGAATCTCTTAAAAAGAGCCTTCGATTATAAGAGGATCACGAAAAAAGTCTGGTATGTTCCAATTATCTTTTTAATGCCTTTTATCTACGTACTGACCTATATATTAATGCGTTTTGCCGGGCTACCGGTTCCAAATGTTTGGAACCCTCCCCTTCTGACACCGCTTCTTTTTATCGCGCTCTTTTTTGCTGCTGCAGGTGAAGAAATTGGCTATACTGGATACGTCACTGATCCTATGCAAGCAAGATACACCGCACTGACAGCCAGCATCATCATTGGGTTGATCCACGGGGCATGGCATTTCCCGTCGGAGATTTCAATCGGCCAGAGCCTGGGATTGATTATATGGGGCGGAGTTATACTGGCCGTTAGTTTCCGGATTTTAACTGTATGGCTCTATAACAACACTGGAAAAAGTGTTTTTGCGGCTATACTCTTTCATGCCGTGACCAATACTGGAAGGAGCATATTTCCAGGTACTCGTTCAGCTTTCGAACTGGGCGACGGGACTATTGGCTATGGGCTCATTGCTATCACAGCTCTGATCGTGGTGTTCTTATGGGGATCAAAGACATTGGCGCGATTCAGGTATGCCCGTTCAGGAGCATAA
- a CDS encoding SRPBCC family protein, which translates to MADNKTKIIAEPEKQEFFIIREFNAPRELVFRAFTDPDLYVQWIGPWGLLTTIEKFESRNGGSWRYIQKDQEGTEFAFHGVNHEVLAPERIIGTFEFEGLPETGHVILQTARFEALSNDKTRLIAQSVFQSVKDRDGMLQSDMEEGVNDSYNSLDELLDAMQK; encoded by the coding sequence ATGGCGGATAACAAAACAAAAATTATTGCAGAACCTGAAAAACAGGAATTTTTTATTATAAGGGAGTTTAATGCTCCACGTGAACTCGTTTTTCGAGCATTCACGGATCCTGATCTTTATGTGCAGTGGATAGGGCCGTGGGGACTTTTAACAACTATTGAAAAGTTTGAATCTAGAAATGGAGGGTCATGGAGATACATTCAAAAAGATCAAGAAGGAACAGAGTTTGCATTTCATGGGGTAAACCACGAAGTTCTCGCTCCAGAAAGAATCATCGGCACGTTTGAATTTGAAGGGCTTCCTGAAACGGGGCACGTCATTCTCCAAACAGCCAGATTTGAAGCTTTATCTAATGATAAAACAAGATTAATTGCTCAATCTGTATTTCAGTCTGTTAAAGATCGTGATGGAATGCTCCAGTCAGATATGGAAGAGGGAGTCAATGATTCATACAATAGTCTGGATGAACTGTTGGATGCAATGCAGAAATAA
- a CDS encoding SRPBCC domain-containing protein: MADEKELVLTCDLDAPREVVWKAWTDPDMFMQWWGPKGFTTPVSKIDLRKGGEYFSCMRAPDGQDFCSKGVYMEIVEPERLVMTDSFADKDGNKVSATYYGMGAEFPMEMQIKVTFEEQNGRTKLIVRHSDVKNISETELKDMQQGWNESLDKLAELLAKS, encoded by the coding sequence ATGGCAGATGAAAAAGAATTAGTTCTCACATGTGACTTAGATGCGCCGCGTGAAGTTGTATGGAAAGCATGGACAGATCCTGACATGTTCATGCAGTGGTGGGGGCCAAAAGGCTTTACAACACCTGTTTCTAAGATAGATCTCCGAAAGGGAGGTGAATACTTCAGCTGTATGCGGGCACCTGACGGGCAAGATTTCTGCAGCAAAGGTGTTTACATGGAGATTGTTGAACCAGAACGGCTGGTCATGACAGATTCTTTTGCAGATAAGGATGGTAACAAAGTTTCAGCGACATACTATGGAATGGGGGCAGAATTTCCAATGGAAATGCAAATCAAGGTGACATTTGAAGAACAAAATGGCAGAACTAAGCTAATTGTGAGACATTCTGATGTCAAAAATATCAGTGAGACTGAACTAAAGGATATGCAGCAAGGCTGGAACGAATCCTTAGATAAACTCGCCGAACTTCTGGCAAAAAGTTAA